Genomic segment of Terriglobia bacterium:
GGTGCGGTCGCGGTGATGGCACTGGAGCGCGTCCCCGCGATGATTCGCGCCACCGGCGGAGTGGCGCGCATGGCGAACCCGAAACTGATCCGCGAGATCATGGATACCGTTTCCATCCCGGTGATGGCTAAGTGCCGCATCGGGCAC
This window contains:
- a CDS encoding pyridoxal 5'-phosphate synthase lyase subunit PdxS produces the protein MSDNNGNSGLRLKTGLAEMLKGGVIMDVMSAAQAEVAEKAGAVAVMALERVPAMIRATGGVARMANPKLIREIMDTVSIPVMAKCRIGH